The following proteins are co-located in the Desulforegula conservatrix Mb1Pa genome:
- a CDS encoding 30S ribosomal protein bS22 has protein sequence MGSVIKKRRKKMRKHKHRKLLARTRHQRRKGK, from the coding sequence TTGGGTAGCGTAATCAAAAAAAGGCGTAAAAAGATGCGCAAGCACAAGCACCGGAAACTTTTAGCCCGCACACGCCATCAGAGAAGAAAGGGTAAATAA
- a CDS encoding integrase core domain-containing protein — protein MKAYGSMSEARHKIGDYLRFYNTKRPHQSFKNNTPDKTYFEGLEIPIAA, from the coding sequence CTGAAGGCCTATGGAAGCATGTCAGAAGCGAGACACAAAATTGGCGATTATCTGAGGTTCTACAACACAAAAAGGCCTCACCAGAGCTTTAAGAATAATACGCCTGATAAAACATATTTTGAAGGTCTGGAAATTCCAATCGCCGCTTGA